In Alkalihalobacillus sp. FSL W8-0930, a single window of DNA contains:
- a CDS encoding M20 family metallopeptidase: MSQGLIEKLQAEKQQVIDWRRYLHQYPELSFQESKTSAYIAETLKGFGLEVKTNVGGNGLLAYVRGDKEGPTIALRADFDALPINELNDVPYKSTVENVMHACGHDGHTAALLGVAKVLSTVQDQLKGTVVLLFQHAEELLPGGAQSMIKAGALDGVDKVFGAHVSSDIPLGKVAIREGAIMAAADSFTIRIQGKGGHGAKPHTTVDSVAVGSQLVTHLQQIVSRRVNPIDPAVVTVGVFQAGTAFNVIADSAEIKGTVRTYNPDTRTFIEEEMNHIISGVCQASHADYTIDYQKGYPAVVNHAEETAMVRSIASTHLGEDVPIVVAPSLGGEDFAYYLQQKPGVFFHVGGRTEDVSTQFPHHHPRFDFDEESLHMIGKMFLAIVTEYIGFEE; this comes from the coding sequence ATGAGCCAAGGTTTGATTGAAAAGCTACAAGCAGAAAAACAACAGGTGATTGATTGGAGAAGGTATTTGCATCAATATCCAGAGTTATCCTTTCAAGAGTCTAAAACATCAGCTTATATTGCCGAAACACTAAAAGGATTTGGACTCGAAGTGAAAACCAATGTTGGAGGAAATGGTTTATTAGCATATGTTCGAGGCGATAAAGAGGGCCCGACGATTGCGCTTAGAGCAGACTTTGATGCCCTGCCAATTAACGAATTAAATGATGTTCCTTATAAATCAACGGTAGAAAATGTTATGCACGCATGCGGTCACGATGGTCATACAGCCGCACTATTAGGTGTCGCTAAAGTACTATCAACGGTTCAGGATCAACTAAAGGGGACTGTGGTACTCCTATTCCAGCATGCGGAAGAATTATTGCCGGGCGGAGCACAGTCTATGATCAAGGCAGGGGCACTCGATGGGGTTGATAAAGTATTTGGGGCACACGTCTCATCTGACATTCCTTTAGGAAAGGTGGCTATTCGAGAAGGAGCAATTATGGCTGCTGCAGACTCGTTTACCATTCGTATTCAAGGAAAAGGAGGTCACGGTGCTAAGCCACATACAACGGTTGACTCGGTGGCTGTTGGAAGTCAGTTAGTTACGCATCTTCAACAGATCGTAAGTAGACGCGTTAATCCAATTGACCCAGCTGTTGTGACGGTAGGTGTATTTCAAGCAGGTACAGCCTTTAATGTCATTGCGGATTCAGCTGAAATTAAAGGAACAGTGAGAACCTATAACCCAGACACCAGAACATTTATTGAAGAAGAGATGAACCACATCATAAGCGGCGTATGCCAAGCGTCTCACGCAGATTATACGATTGATTATCAAAAGGGCTACCCTGCTGTGGTAAACCACGCTGAGGAAACAGCGATGGTTCGTTCGATCGCAAGTACACATTTAGGCGAAGATGTACCGATTGTTGTTGCTCCTTCATTAGGTGGGGAGGACTTTGCCTACTATCTACAGCAAAAACCAGGTGTGTTCTTCCATGTTGGAGGAAGGACGGAAGATGTGTCTACTCAATTTCCACATCATCATCCGCGCTTTGACTTTGACGAAGAATCATTACATATGATCGGCAAAATGTTTTTGGCTATCGTCACCGAATATATCGGATTTGAAGAATAA
- a CDS encoding class I SAM-dependent methyltransferase produces the protein MTTNNQNKQAWNDESYQAWVKRFGVPTEAAQKIKANPEKLLLTLLPHFGEIAGKRIMNLMGSNGTKAVPLALLGADVTVADFSPGNKRYATELAEASGVTISYVLGDVLDLQLEDQHPYELVFAEMGILHYFKDLKPFFNMIHSLLDESGQCVIRDFHPVSTKLITSKGTTAKIRKHKVTGDYFDETLYEQNVSFSKFDTETTSTVLLRKWTLGEIVTAAAQSGFMISELIEEPNLSSDVFDKGIPKTFVLKAIKA, from the coding sequence ATGACAACAAATAATCAAAATAAGCAGGCATGGAACGATGAGTCCTATCAAGCATGGGTCAAGCGGTTTGGCGTTCCAACTGAAGCTGCGCAGAAAATAAAAGCGAATCCAGAAAAGCTTTTACTAACACTATTGCCTCATTTTGGCGAGATAGCTGGCAAACGAATCATGAATTTAATGGGGTCCAATGGCACAAAGGCTGTACCGTTAGCACTGCTTGGGGCAGATGTAACAGTTGCTGACTTTTCTCCAGGTAATAAGCGTTATGCCACGGAGCTGGCGGAAGCATCTGGTGTTACCATATCCTATGTATTAGGTGATGTGCTTGACTTACAATTAGAGGATCAACACCCATATGAGCTTGTATTTGCAGAGATGGGTATCCTTCACTATTTTAAGGATTTAAAGCCTTTTTTCAATATGATTCATTCGTTACTTGATGAGAGCGGGCAATGTGTAATTCGAGACTTTCACCCTGTGTCGACAAAGCTTATTACGTCAAAGGGAACAACGGCCAAGATCCGTAAGCATAAGGTAACAGGCGATTATTTTGATGAAACTCTTTATGAGCAGAATGTATCGTTCTCAAAGTTTGATACAGAAACAACATCTACGGTATTACTCAGAAAATGGACACTCGGAGAAATTGTCACCGCCGCTGCCCAGTCTGGGTTTATGATAAGCGAATTAATAGAAGAACCTAACCTTTCAAGTGATGTTTTTGACAAAGGTATTCCAAAAACATTCGTATTAAAAGCAATAAAAGCTTAA
- a CDS encoding GNAT family N-acetyltransferase codes for MIRFATENENEEDIRQINELTYSILEAMDLEFIQQTPKETFLTFLATLFEKEGNRFSYHNFLLSELEGRIAAIAIVYHYEDAVYYDHQLSSEIAAFFKIQAPAIQLEAKPDEYYLDSIAVAEDFRNQKIGTMLLEAVEEEAYNKGYQKLSLNVEHSNNRAKRLYERFEFTELEQFDLYGHPYYHMVKHLVG; via the coding sequence ATGATACGGTTTGCAACCGAGAATGAGAATGAAGAAGATATACGACAAATTAACGAGTTAACGTACTCAATTCTAGAAGCGATGGACCTTGAGTTTATTCAACAAACACCTAAAGAAACGTTTCTAACATTTCTTGCAACGTTGTTTGAAAAAGAGGGAAATCGATTTAGCTACCACAATTTTTTATTAAGTGAATTAGAAGGTAGAATTGCTGCCATCGCCATTGTGTATCATTATGAAGATGCAGTGTACTATGATCATCAGTTAAGCAGTGAAATTGCTGCATTTTTTAAGATTCAGGCACCCGCAATCCAGCTAGAGGCTAAGCCGGATGAGTATTATCTTGATTCCATTGCTGTAGCGGAAGACTTTCGCAACCAGAAGATTGGAACGATGCTTTTAGAGGCTGTTGAAGAAGAAGCCTATAACAAGGGATATCAAAAGCTTTCATTGAACGTAGAACACTCGAATAACCGAGCGAAACGGTTGTATGAACGCTTTGAATTCACCGAGCTAGAACAGTTTGATTTATATGGTCACCCATATTATCATATGGTAAAACATCTAGTTGGCTAA
- a CDS encoding copper amine oxidase — protein sequence MYKKVTAVALTAALMVPTMAQAADGGENQFSGASDLRADLDHLLSEHFILAASSMQKTYDESSDWEQVEWALDENVKDMGTALEPLYGEEGAAEFVRIFESHNGYTDDYVKAVKDGDDSAKEEAEQNIAGFADEFSSFLDEATEGNLPKEAAEEALIAHEDDVQATFDHYVAGDYMESYTSYREGYDRMFDISKVLSGAITAQFPDMFDGSVESADAELRSTLNQLAGEHFALASLELEKGYTQAEDFDFVTWAEDEHTADFKAAIEGIYGAEGAEQFETVWQQDHINAQSDLAIATLEGDQEARDKAIEHLKTFSQDFGSFLATATEGNLPEEAAQDAVWTHEEQVVKTFDHFVEEDYEASVKTYREGYAFMFGIGETLGGAIKAQMPDQFGSEVMPEEMPQTGFGGASDQSSMMIWLSGIVALALGGLYMFRRKANHNA from the coding sequence ATGTATAAAAAGGTTACAGCTGTTGCGTTAACTGCAGCACTAATGGTTCCAACGATGGCACAGGCCGCTGATGGAGGAGAGAATCAATTTAGTGGGGCTTCAGATCTCAGAGCAGACTTAGATCATTTACTTTCTGAGCATTTTATTCTAGCAGCATCATCTATGCAGAAGACCTATGATGAATCATCAGATTGGGAACAGGTTGAATGGGCTTTAGATGAAAACGTGAAAGACATGGGTACTGCCCTAGAACCCTTATACGGAGAAGAAGGAGCGGCAGAATTTGTTCGAATCTTTGAATCACATAATGGGTATACGGATGATTATGTAAAAGCAGTGAAAGATGGAGACGACTCCGCTAAAGAAGAAGCAGAGCAGAATATTGCAGGTTTTGCTGATGAATTTTCAAGTTTCTTAGATGAAGCCACAGAAGGGAATCTTCCTAAGGAAGCAGCAGAAGAAGCACTCATCGCACATGAAGATGATGTACAAGCTACGTTTGATCATTACGTAGCAGGAGATTACATGGAGTCATACACGAGCTACCGCGAGGGGTATGACCGGATGTTTGATATTAGTAAGGTTTTATCTGGAGCCATTACAGCACAGTTCCCAGATATGTTTGATGGTTCAGTGGAGTCAGCTGACGCCGAATTACGTTCAACATTAAATCAACTAGCTGGTGAACACTTTGCATTAGCTTCTCTAGAACTTGAAAAAGGTTATACACAAGCAGAAGACTTTGATTTTGTTACATGGGCTGAAGATGAACATACAGCTGACTTCAAAGCAGCCATTGAAGGAATTTACGGTGCTGAAGGCGCGGAACAATTTGAGACCGTTTGGCAACAAGATCATATTAATGCACAAAGTGACCTAGCTATCGCTACACTTGAAGGAGATCAAGAAGCAAGAGACAAAGCAATTGAACATCTTAAGACGTTCTCTCAAGACTTTGGCTCATTCTTAGCCACTGCAACGGAAGGAAATCTCCCTGAAGAAGCAGCACAAGATGCAGTATGGACTCACGAAGAACAGGTTGTTAAGACATTTGATCATTTTGTAGAAGAAGACTATGAAGCGAGTGTCAAAACGTATCGTGAAGGATATGCATTTATGTTTGGAATTGGTGAAACGTTAGGTGGGGCGATTAAAGCGCAAATGCCAGACCAATTTGGTAGTGAAGTGATGCCTGAAGAAATGCCTCAAACAGGATTTGGTGGTGCAAGTGATCAATCCTCTATGATGATCTGGTTAAGCGGGATCGTTGCTTTAGCACTTGGAGGATTATACATGTTCCGTCGTAAAGCAAATCATAACGCGTAA
- a CDS encoding cysteine synthase family protein — translation MHKSVHTLIGETPLFELTHKWIPTDVRVIAKLEYMNPGGSIKDRLGLSLLKHAIEHKYITHNGTIIEPTAGNTGIALALAAIGTNVKVHCVIPKGFSREKQQLMQALGATVHITPNEKGIEGAIAYAKELTDHMPDSYSPCQFNNEQNPLTYYETLAPELWSQLGGNIDVFVAGAGTGGTFTGTARYLKEKNAAIRTVVVEPEGSILNGGTPGPHRTEGIGMNQLSTIIDPHFFDGIHTITDCEAFHMTRQLARNVGLLVGSSSGAAFCAALREAQKAKKGETIVTIFPDGSERYLSTEIYEEEK, via the coding sequence ATGCACAAAAGTGTTCATACCCTTATTGGTGAAACGCCACTTTTTGAACTAACTCACAAATGGATTCCTACAGACGTTCGCGTAATTGCCAAGCTTGAATACATGAACCCGGGAGGTAGCATTAAGGATCGACTGGGGCTGTCCTTATTAAAGCATGCGATCGAGCACAAATACATTACTCACAACGGAACAATTATTGAACCAACTGCGGGGAATACGGGGATTGCGCTTGCGCTGGCCGCGATCGGAACGAATGTGAAGGTGCACTGTGTAATCCCTAAAGGGTTTAGTAGAGAGAAACAGCAATTAATGCAGGCGCTTGGAGCAACAGTACACATCACACCAAACGAAAAAGGGATTGAAGGGGCAATCGCTTATGCAAAGGAACTGACAGACCACATGCCTGATAGTTATTCTCCGTGTCAGTTTAATAATGAACAAAACCCATTAACTTATTATGAAACGCTGGCTCCGGAACTCTGGTCACAGCTTGGAGGAAACATCGATGTGTTTGTCGCCGGTGCTGGAACAGGGGGAACGTTTACTGGAACAGCAAGGTACTTAAAGGAGAAGAACGCTGCTATACGAACGGTGGTGGTTGAACCCGAGGGATCGATACTAAATGGGGGAACACCTGGTCCGCATCGAACAGAAGGAATTGGGATGAATCAGTTATCTACTATTATAGATCCACACTTCTTTGACGGCATTCATACAATTACAGATTGTGAAGCCTTTCATATGACCCGACAATTAGCAAGAAATGTTGGCTTACTCGTTGGCAGTTCATCTGGAGCAGCCTTTTGTGCCGCCCTAAGAGAGGCCCAAAAAGCAAAGAAGGGAGAAACAATTGTAACGATATTTCCAGACGGAAGTGAGCGGTACTTAAGCACAGAAATTTATGAGGAGGAAAAATGA
- a CDS encoding Fur-regulated basic protein FbpA — protein MGRLEDAVDTRKQQLISKLLKHHIYKKDGQQLYELTLTEVEQVYATLNKRFS, from the coding sequence ATGGGTAGATTGGAAGACGCTGTTGATACTCGTAAACAACAATTAATTAGCAAACTTCTTAAGCATCACATTTATAAAAAAGATGGCCAACAGCTTTATGAGCTTACACTGACAGAGGTAGAGCAGGTATACGCCACGTTAAATAAGAGGTTTTCTTAG
- a CDS encoding D-glycerate dehydrogenase has product MPKVIVYSRVPEDVLACLKETCEVTYYEKLTDENYSDFMKELTEAEGVLGSGLKVDRELLEKAPKLSVVCNTTVGYDNLVLNDLNEFGVLATNTPEVLDDTVADTMMSLILATRRRIVELDHLVKNGEWKASVTPELFGLDVHHKKLGIIGMGRVGQTLAKRAAAGFDMDILYHNRSRNQWAEDTYNATYCTLEDLLKESDIVCLLTPLTKETRDLMGEEQFSLMKKDAVFVNGSRGQTVDEEALLHALENGEIYAAGLDVFREEPVPADHPLLKLKNVVSLPHIGSATTETRDKMAKLAADNLVAALTGKDPLTPINPEARS; this is encoded by the coding sequence ATGCCAAAAGTTATTGTATACAGTCGTGTTCCCGAAGACGTACTTGCCTGTCTTAAAGAGACATGTGAGGTAACCTATTATGAAAAATTAACGGACGAGAATTACTCGGATTTTATGAAAGAGCTTACAGAGGCAGAGGGAGTGCTTGGTTCTGGATTAAAAGTGGATCGTGAATTACTTGAAAAAGCTCCTAAACTATCTGTTGTTTGTAATACAACGGTAGGGTACGACAACCTCGTCTTAAATGATTTGAATGAATTTGGTGTACTCGCTACTAATACACCAGAAGTGCTTGACGATACAGTAGCCGATACGATGATGTCTCTAATTCTTGCTACAAGAAGAAGGATTGTTGAACTTGATCACTTAGTAAAAAATGGAGAGTGGAAGGCATCGGTTACGCCAGAACTTTTTGGATTAGATGTTCATCATAAAAAGCTTGGGATTATTGGGATGGGAAGAGTAGGACAAACCTTAGCCAAACGAGCAGCTGCAGGCTTTGATATGGACATTCTCTACCACAATCGTTCGAGAAACCAATGGGCTGAAGATACATACAACGCAACGTACTGTACACTTGAAGACCTACTGAAAGAATCAGACATCGTTTGTCTGCTCACACCCCTAACAAAGGAAACGCGAGACCTCATGGGAGAAGAACAATTTTCTTTAATGAAGAAAGATGCCGTTTTTGTGAATGGGTCAAGAGGTCAAACGGTTGACGAAGAAGCTCTGCTTCATGCATTAGAGAATGGAGAGATTTATGCAGCGGGTCTAGATGTTTTTAGAGAAGAGCCAGTCCCTGCTGATCATCCTCTTCTTAAGCTGAAAAATGTGGTTTCACTACCTCATATTGGTTCAGCTACAACAGAAACACGAGATAAAATGGCAAAGCTAGCTGCCGATAACCTAGTAGCGGCGCTAACTGG
- the ssuE gene encoding NADPH-dependent FMN reductase has protein sequence MGKVAIIYGGNSRQSRLKALQEKSEAYFNEQGHETSSIYVHELPAEDLITANFASVAIKEANQKVEEASLVVVITPVYKAAYSGILKTFLDLLPQKGLEGKTLLPLVLGGSFGHLLAIDYALKPVLSSLGATNILSGAYVLDSHIERAEENQFIISTEITERIDRVLSLANEEVNKA, from the coding sequence GTGGGTAAAGTAGCCATTATTTATGGTGGAAATAGTCGCCAATCTAGACTAAAAGCACTTCAAGAGAAGTCAGAAGCATATTTTAATGAGCAAGGACATGAAACAAGCTCCATTTATGTGCATGAGTTGCCGGCGGAGGATTTGATTACTGCAAACTTCGCAAGTGTTGCGATTAAAGAAGCGAATCAAAAGGTAGAAGAAGCATCTTTAGTTGTTGTGATTACACCAGTTTATAAAGCTGCGTATTCAGGTATTCTAAAAACATTTCTTGATTTACTACCTCAAAAAGGCCTTGAAGGTAAAACTCTTTTACCACTTGTGCTAGGCGGTTCATTTGGACATTTGCTAGCGATAGATTACGCTCTTAAGCCAGTTTTGTCATCCCTTGGCGCAACAAACATCTTAAGCGGCGCGTATGTCTTAGATTCGCACATTGAGCGAGCAGAAGAAAACCAGTTCATCATCTCTACTGAAATTACAGAACGCATTGACCGAGTTCTTAGTCTTGCAAATGAAGAAGTAAATAAAGCGTAG
- a CDS encoding class F sortase, with protein sequence MKWLSTFLTMSCLLSAVVAFHTASASPMDQHHVASTDSDEVREDMQEKPNEEQVLAIPGSHSEFTYVDSDMLEEVEAIQSQIKETQLAKDKGVTPVEIRIPTLDVEAEIEDVGILENGQMGVPEDVDGVGWFEPGTNPGAVGNSVMAGHVDSRVGPAIFFDLENLVPGDEVIIVSDTGEELTFMVKDKESYDRKEAPIQEIFGETNSRSLNLITCSGLFNREAGTHDERLVVYTELVESDPIIDVDAPKAPENLKIQGAFLTWHAVRDENVAGYRIYQEVSPDEYEHVESVSAHERKSFTIPQDKQNHSYYLTTVDLYGQESEPSEMINSTD encoded by the coding sequence ATGAAATGGCTTTCTACGTTTTTAACAATGAGTTGTCTACTTTCCGCAGTTGTAGCTTTTCATACGGCTTCTGCTTCTCCAATGGATCAACATCACGTTGCATCTACAGACTCTGATGAAGTAAGAGAAGACATGCAGGAAAAGCCTAATGAAGAGCAGGTACTAGCGATTCCAGGAAGTCATTCAGAATTTACGTATGTAGACTCCGACATGTTAGAAGAAGTAGAAGCCATTCAATCTCAGATAAAAGAGACTCAGCTTGCAAAAGATAAAGGAGTCACACCAGTAGAGATAAGAATTCCAACGCTCGATGTAGAGGCAGAAATTGAGGATGTTGGTATTCTTGAAAATGGTCAAATGGGCGTTCCGGAAGATGTAGATGGAGTCGGTTGGTTTGAACCCGGAACAAATCCAGGTGCGGTTGGAAACTCAGTCATGGCCGGTCATGTTGATAGCAGGGTGGGACCAGCTATATTCTTTGACTTGGAAAATCTTGTCCCAGGTGATGAGGTCATTATTGTAAGTGATACGGGAGAAGAGCTTACTTTCATGGTGAAAGATAAAGAAAGCTATGATCGAAAAGAAGCTCCCATTCAAGAAATATTTGGAGAGACCAATTCCAGAAGCCTTAATTTAATCACATGTTCTGGTCTCTTTAATAGAGAAGCAGGTACGCATGATGAGAGGTTAGTCGTTTACACGGAATTGGTGGAGAGTGATCCGATCATCGATGTTGATGCACCAAAAGCACCTGAGAACCTTAAGATTCAAGGCGCTTTTCTAACTTGGCATGCTGTTAGGGATGAGAACGTAGCTGGTTATCGTATCTATCAAGAAGTAAGTCCTGATGAGTATGAACATGTGGAAAGTGTATCTGCACATGAAAGGAAAAGCTTTACCATTCCTCAAGATAAACAAAATCACTCATATTACCTGACTACTGTTGATCTCTATGGACAGGAGTCTGAACCATCTGAAATGATTAACTCAACTGATTAA
- a CDS encoding bifunctional cystathionine gamma-lyase/homocysteine desulfhydrase, translating to MKKKTKLIHGGTPQDKQTGGVNFPIHLSSTFKQQSVGQFEYEYARTANPTRQALETFIAELEDGVAGFAFSSGMAAITTILKLFSPGDHLLVSNDVYGGTYRLFVRVLQKEGIQADFVDTTKIAEVEKAIKPETKAIFLETPTNPLLSITDIRAISQLSKAYSLYTIVDNTFSTPYWQNPLTLGADVVIHSATKYLGGHSDVLAGLAVTSSHEMSEQIAFLQNSIGAVLGAQDSWLLIRGMRTLGIRMEEIEKTSLQVAEFLEQHSSVQQVYYPGLPTHPGHDIHTSQAKGYSGIITFESGNAEKAANVAASLTYFTLAESLGAIESLVSIPARMTHASIPAERRNQLGITDGLVRLSIGLEDSTDLIEDLNKALS from the coding sequence ATGAAGAAGAAAACAAAACTCATTCATGGGGGTACACCGCAAGATAAACAGACTGGTGGAGTCAATTTTCCGATTCATCTCTCCAGTACATTTAAACAACAAAGTGTAGGACAATTTGAATATGAATATGCACGAACAGCAAACCCTACAAGGCAAGCATTGGAAACGTTTATTGCAGAGCTGGAAGACGGAGTAGCAGGCTTTGCCTTTTCATCAGGTATGGCGGCTATTACAACAATATTAAAGCTTTTCTCTCCAGGAGATCACTTACTTGTTTCAAATGATGTGTATGGTGGAACCTATCGGCTTTTTGTTCGAGTGTTACAAAAAGAAGGAATTCAAGCTGACTTTGTTGATACCACAAAGATAGCAGAAGTTGAGAAAGCCATTAAGCCAGAAACGAAAGCCATATTTCTAGAAACACCCACCAACCCTCTTCTTTCCATTACGGATATCAGGGCAATTAGCCAGTTATCAAAGGCCTATTCGTTATACACAATTGTAGATAATACATTCTCCACCCCTTATTGGCAAAACCCATTAACACTTGGTGCGGATGTCGTTATTCATAGTGCAACGAAGTATCTGGGTGGACATAGCGATGTGTTAGCGGGTTTAGCAGTGACCTCATCACATGAAATGAGTGAACAAATAGCTTTTTTACAGAATTCAATTGGGGCTGTGTTGGGAGCGCAAGATAGCTGGCTCCTTATCCGAGGTATGAGGACACTTGGTATACGCATGGAGGAAATTGAAAAGACTTCACTACAGGTTGCCGAATTTTTAGAGCAACATTCATCTGTACAACAAGTGTATTATCCGGGACTGCCAACACATCCGGGTCACGACATTCATACTTCTCAAGCGAAAGGCTACAGTGGAATCATTACATTTGAAAGCGGAAATGCAGAAAAAGCCGCAAATGTAGCAGCCTCATTAACGTATTTTACGTTAGCAGAAAGTTTAGGAGCGATCGAAAGTCTTGTTTCGATTCCTGCACGAATGACGCATGCTTCAATTCCAGCCGAACGCAGAAATCAATTAGGCATTACCGATGGGCTTGTCCGATTATCGATTGGTCTTGAAGATTCCACTGACTTAATTGAGGATTTAAACAAAGCGCTGAGCTAA
- a CDS encoding class I SAM-dependent methyltransferase: MENDFTELFDQWAHTYDDTVGGRDVEYRDIFHLYEEILAEVVTHSKGTVLEFGVGTGNLSNRLLKNGFSVVGIEPSKKMREQARRKNPDLLLYEGDFLQFPSLTQQVDTIASTYAFHHLTDEEKQKAFDLYHKTLSNEGQVVFADTMFETEESKQQMIHKAKAMGFHRLAFDLQSEFYTTLPALSQMAQSAGFTARFKPLNSYVWLMIAKKNDSPK; encoded by the coding sequence TTGGAGAACGATTTTACGGAGTTATTTGATCAGTGGGCTCATACGTATGATGATACGGTTGGTGGAAGGGATGTTGAATATCGAGACATTTTTCATTTGTACGAAGAGATATTAGCTGAAGTTGTTACTCACTCTAAGGGGACAGTCCTTGAGTTTGGTGTTGGTACAGGGAATTTAAGCAACAGATTGCTTAAAAACGGATTCTCGGTAGTTGGAATAGAGCCCTCAAAAAAAATGAGAGAACAAGCACGGCGTAAGAATCCAGACTTACTTCTTTACGAGGGTGACTTTCTCCAATTCCCCTCTCTTACACAGCAAGTGGATACCATTGCTAGCACTTATGCTTTTCATCATCTTACAGATGAAGAGAAACAAAAAGCATTCGATCTTTACCATAAGACATTATCAAATGAAGGGCAGGTTGTGTTTGCTGACACCATGTTTGAAACAGAAGAAAGCAAACAGCAAATGATTCATAAGGCAAAAGCGATGGGGTTTCATCGTTTAGCTTTCGACCTGCAAAGCGAATTTTATACGACGCTGCCAGCACTCTCGCAAATGGCTCAATCCGCCGGTTTTACTGCCAGATTTAAGCCATTAAATTCATATGTCTGGTTAATGATCGCAAAAAAGAACGACTCCCCCAAATAA